CCGTCCGCCTTGTGTTTCGGCTTCATGCCGTGGTCGGCGGTGACGATGATCGCGGCACCGAGCGCGTCGAGTTCGGTCAGGTACTTGTCGAACATCTCGTAGAAGGAATTTGCCTGCGGCACGCCCGGCGCATACTTGTGCTGCACGTAGTCGGTCGTCGTCAGATACATGACGTCAGGCCGGAACTCCTTGAGCAGCTTGACGCCGGCGGCAAAAACGAATTCCGAGAGATCGGCGGAATAGACTTCCGGCACGGGACGACCGAGCCAGGCAGAGGCATTGTCGAGACCGTTTTCCGCCTCCGTCGTCTTGTCGGACTTTTCCGAGGAGAAGCAGATCGCCCTGCCCTCGTCGAACTTGAGGCCGTCGCCGAGCAGCGCCCTGAGCTTGTCCTTGGCCGTCACCACAGCCACCTTCGCGCCGGCATCGTAGAACGCCTTAAAGATCGTCGGAGCGCGCAGGAAGCGCGGGTCGTTCATCATCACTTCGTTGCCGGTCTGCGGTTCGTAGAGATAGTTGCCGCAGATGCCATGGATCGCCGGCGGCCGGCCGGTGGCGATGGAAAGGTTGTTCGGGTTGGTGAAGCTCGGGATGACGCTGAGCGCGGTGCGCTCCGTGCCGGTCTTGCGGATGCGCTCGAGCGTCGGCATCAGCCCGGCTTTGATGGCTTCGTCGAGATAGGCCGGCTCGCAGCCGTCGAGGCAGATGGCAATCGCCGGAACCTTCGGCCAGGGATAGGTGCGGCGGTTTGCGGTGACGGTGATCTTGGACATCTGGTTCATTGGAATTTCCTTTGTTCAGGCAGCGAGACGACGGCGTTCTTCGAGGGCGACGGCCGGCGGGGCAGCACTATCGACGCCCATTTCATTGAGGGATTGACTAGCGGCTTCGACCACGCGGCGCATGACATGCTCGTCCATGCGGCCGATGCAGCCGACGCGGAAGCTGTCGACGACGGTCAGCTTGCCCGGATAGATGATGAAGCCCTTGTCCTTCATCAGGTCGTAGAAACGATCGAAGGCGAAGGCGGGATGGGCCGGGCTGAAGAAGGTGACGATGATCGGCGACAGCCACTGGTCGGCAAGCAGCGTCTCGAAGCCCGCCTCGCGCATGCCGGCGACCATGACGTCACGGTTGCGGGCATAGCGCGCACCGCGGCCGGCAACGCCCCCCTCCTCGCGGTGCAGCCGCAGCGCTTCGAGGAAGGCCGCGACCACATGGGTCGGCGGCGTGAAGCGCCATTGGCCCGTCTTGTTCATGTAGTCCCACTGCGCATGCACATCGAGGCTCAGCGAATGGCTGCGGCCCTTGGCGGCCTCCAGTTCGCTCTTGCGGGCGATGACGAAGCCGAAGCCGGGCACACCCTCGATGCACTTGTTGGCGGAAGAAACGATCGCCTCGTAGCGGAAATCGCCAATACCGGCAGGCACTGCGCCGAAAGCGCTCATCGAGTCGACGAGCAGCTTGCGGCCGCGGGAGTAGACCGTGTCGGAAATCTCCTTCAGCGGGTTGAGGATGCCGGAGCTCGTTTCGCAATGGACGACCACGACATGGGTGATACCAGGGTCGGCATCGAGCGCCGCTGCAACCTCCGGACCGCGCGGCGGCATGTAGTCGCCCTTGTCGATCGTCACGTGGGCGCGACCGAGATAGGAGAGCGTCTGGGCGATGCGCTTGCCATAGGCGCCGTTCATCAGCACCAGCACCTTGCCGTCCTTCGGAACGAAGCTGCCGAGCATGGCCTCGACCGAAAACGAGCCACTGCCCTGCATCGGCACACAATCGAACTCGCCCTTGGTGTCACCGGCGATATCGAGCAGTTCGCGGCGCAGTTTGGCCGTCATCGCGCGGAAATCGCCATCCCAGGAACCCCAATCGCGCAGCATGGCTTCCTTGACCTCATAGGCCGTCGTCAGCGGGCCGGGCGTCAACAGATAGGGCTCGCCGAGCCTCGGCGTTTCCAGGGGCGCGATGGTTCTGTCAGAAGCGGTGTTTGGCATTGTCCGTCCTCGCAGTTGGCGTGTTCGAGAACGACAATGGGGCGGAAACATCTATCTGTAAAATCGTTCTTTTGTATCAATCTATCGATTTCGTTTATATGTCTACGCGGCGGGAACCAGGCGGCTTTCAAGGAGGTCGCCGCTCTCGCGCAGGCGCGGATAGGCCATGGTGGTCACGAGCGAATTGACCTCCTTCAGCGCCCGCACGATCTCCAGGTGCATGTCACTCGACAGGATACTGGCCGCCACTCCCTGGCGAAGCCGCTCCAGGTGGCACTTGCTGCTCTCCTCGACGAGACGACGGATATGTTCCTTCTGCCGAACCATCTCGCGGGCAATCACCGGATCGGGTGAGACGAGAAGGTTGGCCGCGAGCCGGACGTTGGAAGACACGGCCGCGTGCAGCAGGGTGAGCTCACGCCATCCCTCTTGCGAGAACGTGCCTGCGCCCGCAAGCCGCTCCTCGGCCATCTGCAGCAGGCTCTTTGCAACAACGTCGCCGGCATATTCGAGGTGGATCGCCGCCTCCGTGAGTTCGATGCCCCGTCGCGATTGGTCTTCGGTCAAGATGCCGCGATTGACGGCGGCGATGTAAAGCTTGATCGCGCTATGGGCCACGTGGATGTCACCGTCGATCCTCCTGAGCGCCTTGACCGTCTGGGGTGTCGGCGCGTGAATGACCGTCATGACGGGCTCAAGCATCCGGGCGATGAGATTGCCCATATGGAGCACCTCGCGTGCTGCAGCCGCAAGCGCCTGCGCCGGCTTGTCGATCAGCGCCGGGTCAAGGGCGCTGAAATGAGCCGAACTTTCATTGGCACCAGCGGGTTCCGGCATAACCAACCGAACGAGGCGCGCCATCGGGCCGCAGAAGATCACCCCGACGAGAACCAGGGCCGCGTTGAAGAGCACATGCAGATTGACGAGCTTGCCGGCCACCGTCTCACCCGGAAGCCAGTCAAATGGAGAATGCAGCGCAAAGAGGCCAAAGATCATCGCGCCGAACAGGGCGCGG
The nucleotide sequence above comes from Ensifer adhaerens. Encoded proteins:
- a CDS encoding Na/Pi cotransporter family protein, which encodes MNLPAVALELAAATVLLLYAVSLVKKGVETAAGDIVARTVGGAGGRPRAAICGCAVAIALQSSTAVAMLAAGFAVSGALALDTGLAVLLGADLGSALVVKILSFDLHWLAPLLIAVGGLAHLKASTRKTVEGGRAVLGIGLLLLSLQMIGHATQPLSQSPLLPSVVAFVGKDALTVMILAALFTWALHSSVAAILLILTFAVKGIVPLDVGIPLVLGVNIGGGLIALWLTRGLPVEGRRLPLGNFFFRALFGAMIFGLFALHSPFDWLPGETVAGKLVNLHVLFNAALVLVGVIFCGPMARLVRLVMPEPAGANESSAHFSALDPALIDKPAQALAAAAREVLHMGNLIARMLEPVMTVIHAPTPQTVKALRRIDGDIHVAHSAIKLYIAAVNRGILTEDQSRRGIELTEAAIHLEYAGDVVAKSLLQMAEERLAGAGTFSQEGWRELTLLHAAVSSNVRLAANLLVSPDPVIAREMVRQKEHIRRLVEESSKCHLERLRQGVAASILSSDMHLEIVRALKEVNSLVTTMAYPRLRESGDLLESRLVPAA
- the phnA gene encoding phosphonoacetate hydrolase; translation: MNQMSKITVTANRRTYPWPKVPAIAICLDGCEPAYLDEAIKAGLMPTLERIRKTGTERTALSVIPSFTNPNNLSIATGRPPAIHGICGNYLYEPQTGNEVMMNDPRFLRAPTIFKAFYDAGAKVAVVTAKDKLRALLGDGLKFDEGRAICFSSEKSDKTTEAENGLDNASAWLGRPVPEVYSADLSEFVFAAGVKLLKEFRPDVMYLTTTDYVQHKYAPGVPQANSFYEMFDKYLTELDALGAAIIVTADHGMKPKHKADGSPDVVYVQDLLDQWLGKDAARVILPITDPYVVHHGALGSFATAYLPEGADKEEIIERLKAIEGIDVVLTRPEACVRFELPDDRIGDLVLISTENKTLGTSEHRHDLAALNEPLRSHGGLTEQEVPFIANRKLPELLSAGTLRNFDAFFYALVAAAQVAH
- a CDS encoding 2-aminoethylphosphonate--pyruvate transaminase, which gives rise to MPNTASDRTIAPLETPRLGEPYLLTPGPLTTAYEVKEAMLRDWGSWDGDFRAMTAKLRRELLDIAGDTKGEFDCVPMQGSGSFSVEAMLGSFVPKDGKVLVLMNGAYGKRIAQTLSYLGRAHVTIDKGDYMPPRGPEVAAALDADPGITHVVVVHCETSSGILNPLKEISDTVYSRGRKLLVDSMSAFGAVPAGIGDFRYEAIVSSANKCIEGVPGFGFVIARKSELEAAKGRSHSLSLDVHAQWDYMNKTGQWRFTPPTHVVAAFLEALRLHREEGGVAGRGARYARNRDVMVAGMREAGFETLLADQWLSPIIVTFFSPAHPAFAFDRFYDLMKDKGFIIYPGKLTVVDSFRVGCIGRMDEHVMRRVVEAASQSLNEMGVDSAAPPAVALEERRRLAA